The following proteins come from a genomic window of Eulemur rufifrons isolate Redbay chromosome 24, OSU_ERuf_1, whole genome shotgun sequence:
- the CAPN12 gene encoding calpain-12, with protein MACGSGRVTIQLVGEEAGAGASGLQLFRGQRYEAIRAACLDSGILFRDPHFPAGPDALGYDQLGPDSEKAKGVKWMRPREFCAEPQFICEDMSRTDVCQGRLGNCWFLAAAASLTLHPRLLSRVVPPGQGFQSGYAGIFHFQLWQFGRWVDVVVDDRLPVREGKLMFVRSEQRNEFWAPLLEKAYAKLHGSYEVMRGGHMNEAFVDFTGGVGEVLYLRQNTSGLFSAVRRALAKESLVGATALSDQGEYRTEDGLVKGHAYSVTGTHKASLGFTKVRLLRLRNPWGRVEWTGAWSDSCRRWDALPDEWRDALLVKKEDGEFWMELQDFLRHFDTVQICSLSPEVLGPSPAGGGWHIHTFQGRWVRGFNAGGSQLTAETFWTNPQFRLTLLEPDEEDEDEEGPWGGWGAAGARGPAPGGRTPKCTVLLSLIQRNRRHLRAKGLTYLTVGFHVFRIPDELLGLWDSPRSRELLPRLLRADRSPFCARRDVSRRCRLRPGHYLVVPSAARAGDEADFTLRVFSERHHTAVEIDDAISADLRALQGPCVPLELGLELLFAELAGEEEELDAPQLQALLSIALEPARARTRTPREIGLRTCEQLLQCFGHGGSLALHHFQQLWGHLLEWQAIFDKFDEDASGTMNSYELRLALNAAGFHLNNQLTQALTSRYRDSRLRVDFERFVSCAAQLTCIFRHCSQHLDGGEGVICLTHRQWMEVATFS; from the exons ATGGCGTGTGGCAGCGGGAGGGTCACCATCCAGCTGGTGGGcgaggaggcaggggctggggccagcGGTCTGCAGCTCTTTCGGGGCCAGAGATACGAGGCTATCCGGGCAGCCTGCCTGGATTCGGGGATCCTGTTCCGAGACCCTCATTTCCCTGCGGGCCCTGATGCCCTCGGCTACGACCAGCTGGGGCCAGACTCGGAGAAGGCCAAAGGGGTGAAATGGATGCGGCCCCGT GAGTTCTGCGCTGAGCCCCAGTTCATCTGTGAAGACATGAGCCGAACGGACGTGTGTCAGGGGAGACTGG GTAACTGCTGGTTCCTTGCGGCCGCCGCCTCCCTCACTCTCCACCCCCGACTCCTGAGCCGCGTGGTCCCTCCTGGACAGGGCTTCCAAAGTGGCTACGCAGGCATCTTCCACTTCCAG CTCTGGCAGTTTGGCCGCTGGGTGGACGTCGTGGTGGACGACAGGCTGCCCGTGCGTGAGGGGAAGCTGATGTTTGTGCGCTCGGAGCAGCGGAACGAGTTCTGGGCCCCGCTCCTGGAGAAGGCCTATGCCAA GCTCCACGGCTCCTATGAGGTGATGCGAGGCGGCCACATGAATGAGGCTTTCGTGGACTTCACAGGCGGCGTGGGTGAGGTGCTCTATCTGAGGCAAAACACCTCGGGCCTCTTCTCTGCCGTGCGCCGCGCCCTGGCCAAGGAGTCCCTTGTAGGCGCCACTGCCCTG AGCGATCAGGGCGAGTACCGCACAGAAGACGGGCTGGTGAAGGGGCACGCGTATTCGGTCACGGGCACGCACAAG GCGTCCCTGGGCTTCACCAAGGTGCGACTGCTGCGGCTGCGGAACCCATGGGGTCGCGTGGAGTGGACTGGGGCCTGGAGCGACAG CTGCCGGCGCTGGGACGCACTCCCCGACGAGTGGCGAGACGCCCTGCTCGTGAAGAAGGAGGACGGCGAGTTCTG GATGGAGCTGCAGGACTTCCTCCGCCACTTCGACACCGTGCAGATCTGCTCGCTGAGCCCCGAggtgctgggccccagccccGCCGGAGGCGGCTGGCACATCCACACCTTCCAGGGCCGCTGGGTGCGCGGCTTCAACGCTGGCGGGAGCCAGCTGACTGCTG AAACCTTCTGGACCAACCCCCAGTTCCGGCTGACGCTGCTGGAGCCTGATgaggaggacgaggacgaggaaGGGCcctgggggggctggggggcagcaggggcaCGGGGCCCAGCACCCGGGGGCCGCACGCCCAAGTGCACGGTCCTCCTGTCACTCATCCAGCGAAACCGGCGGCACCTGAGGGCCAAGGGCCTCACTTACCTCACCGTGGGCTTCCACGTGTTCCGG ATTCCAGACGAG CTGCTGGGCCTCTGGGACTCCCCGCGCAGCCGCGAACTCCTGCCCCGGCTGCTGCGCGCTGACCGCTCGCCCTTCTGCGCCCGCCGCGACGTGAGCCGCCGCTGCCGCCTGCGCCCCGGCCACTACCTGGTGGTGCCGAGCGCTGCCCGCGCCGGCGACGAGGCTGACTTCACACTGCGCGTCTTCTCCGAGCGCCACCACACTGCTGT GGAGATCGACGACGCGATCAGCGCCGACCTGCGGGCGCTCCAg GGCCCCTGCGTGCCCCTGGAGTTGGGCTTGGAGCTGCTGTTTGCGGAGCTGGCTGGAGAG GAGGAAGAGCTCGATGCCCCGCAGCTCCAGGCCTTGTTGAGCATCGCCCTGGAGCCCG CCAGGGCCCGCACCCGAACCCCGAGAGAGATCGGGCTCAGGACCTGCGAGCAGCTGCTGCAGTGTTTTGGG CACGGGGGAAGCCTGGCCCTGCACCACTTCCAACAGCTCTGGGGCCACCTCCTGGAGTGGCAG GCCATATTTGACAAGTTCGATGAGGACGCCTCTGGAACGATGAACTCCTACGAGCTGCGGCTGGCACTGAATGCAGCAG GCTTCCACCTGAACAACCAGCTGACCCAGGCCCTCACCAGCCGCTACCGGGACAGCCGTCTACGTGTGGACTTCGAGCGGTTCGTGTCCTGTGCTGCCCAGCTCACCTGCATCTTCC GCCACTGCAGCCAGCACctggatgggggtgagggggtcATCTGCCTGACCCACAGACAG TGGATGGAGGTGGCCACCTTCTCCTAG